The following nucleotide sequence is from Streptomyces sp. NBC_00237.
CACCTAAAGCGCTCGCCGCGCGGCAGTCCCGGAGACGTGCGGGTGCGTGGGGGCTGGCCGCGCAGTTCCCCGCGCCCCTAACGGGCGCGTACTGGCCAGCCGCGGCGGAGCCGCACAAGGGACACGGCCCCCCGTGCCTAACGGGGAGCATCCGCCCCCGACTGCCTCGGCACCACCGGCAGCGGATACACCGGGGGAGTGCCCCCGAACTCCGGGCACACCGCCTGGTGATCACACCACCCGCACAGCTTCGTCGGCCGAGGCCGCCATTCCCCCGTCTCCGTCGCCTCCACGATCGCCTCCCACAACGCATGCAGCTTCCGCTCCATCCGCTCCAGGTCCGCCTCGTTCGGGTCGTACGTCAGCACGTCCCCACTGCCCAGATACACCAGCTGAAGCCTGCGCGGCACGACCCGCTTCCACCGCCAGATCACCAGCGCGTAGAACTTCATCTGGAACAGCGCACCCTCCGCGTACTCCGGACGCGGCGCCTTCCCCGTCTTGTAGTCGACGATCCGCACCTCACCCGTCGGCGCGACATCCACCCGGTCGATCACCCCGCGCAGCCGCAGCCCCGACTCCAGCTCCGTCTCCACGAAGAGCTCCCGCTCCGCAGGCTCAAGACGCGTCGGGTCCTCCAGCGTGAACCACTTCTCGACCAGGTCCTCCGCCTGCCCCAGCCACCGCGTCAGCCGCTCACCCTCCGCGTCACCCGCGAACAGCTCCGCCAGCTCCGGCTTCGACTCCAGCAGCCGGTCCCACTGCCCCGGCACCATCGCCCGCGCCCTCGGAGCCGTCCGCTCCACCGCCGGATCGTCGAACAGCTTCTCCAGCACGGCATGGACCAGCGTGCCCCGGGTAGCCGCCTCACTCGGCTTCTCCGGCAGCTTGTCGATCACCCGGAACCGGTACAGCAGCGGACACTGCATGAAGTCGCTCGCACGCGACGGGGACAACGACGCGGGCCGCCTCGCCGCATCCGCAGGACCGGTACTCGTATTCATGACTCAGACCCTACGGCCCGCCACTGACAACACCCCGCCTACCATCGACGGCAGACCCCCTCGCACTGCATGATCGGGGCAATGCCCCGCACAACGGCACCAGAGCGACACAGGCTTCAACAACTGTTTACCCAGCACGACCGACAGCACAGCACCACCGACGAGACGCAAGCCCAACGAAGGGAACCCGTGGACGAGCGCGACGAGAGCGGCGACAGCGGACGCCCCCAACCCGGCACGGACAAAACCCGCACGGACGACTCCCGCACGGACGGCATCCGCACGGACGGCACCCGCGCCACCGGCACGGACTCCACCCCCACCGGCAAGGACACGCAGACCCCCACCGAACGCCCCGGCAACCCCGGCGGCGGCCTCCTCATGGGCCGCCCCTTCGGCGTCCCCGTCTACGTCGCCCCCAGCTGGTTCCTCGTCGCCGCCCTCATCACCTGGGTCTTCGGCGGCCAGCTCGACCTCGTCCTGCCCGAGCTCGGCGCGGCCCGCTACCTCGTCTCGCTCTTCTTCGCCGTCGCCTTCTACGCCTCCGTACTGGTCCACGAACTCGCCCACACCGTCGCAGCCCTCCGCTTCAAACTCCCCGTACGGCGCATCCAGCTCCAGTTCTTCGGCGGCGTCTCCGAAATCGAGAAGGAGACCGAGACCCCGGGCCGCGAATTCGTCCTCGCCTTCGTCGGCCCCCTCCTCTCCCTCGCCCTCGCCGGACTCTTCTACTGGGCCATGGACCTCGTCGAAGCAGGCACCGTCCCCGGCGTCCTCCTCGCCGGCCTGATGATCTCCAACCTCATCGTCGCCGTCTTCAACCTCCTCCCCGGCCTGCCCCTCGACGGCGGACGCATGCTCCGCGCAGTCGTCTGGAAGATCACCGGCAACCCCATGACCGGC
It contains:
- a CDS encoding PD-(D/E)XK nuclease family protein encodes the protein MNTSTGPADAARRPASLSPSRASDFMQCPLLYRFRVIDKLPEKPSEAATRGTLVHAVLEKLFDDPAVERTAPRARAMVPGQWDRLLESKPELAELFAGDAEGERLTRWLGQAEDLVEKWFTLEDPTRLEPAERELFVETELESGLRLRGVIDRVDVAPTGEVRIVDYKTGKAPRPEYAEGALFQMKFYALVIWRWKRVVPRRLQLVYLGSGDVLTYDPNEADLERMERKLHALWEAIVEATETGEWRPRPTKLCGWCDHQAVCPEFGGTPPVYPLPVVPRQSGADAPR
- a CDS encoding site-2 protease family protein — its product is MDERDESGDSGRPQPGTDKTRTDDSRTDGIRTDGTRATGTDSTPTGKDTQTPTERPGNPGGGLLMGRPFGVPVYVAPSWFLVAALITWVFGGQLDLVLPELGAARYLVSLFFAVAFYASVLVHELAHTVAALRFKLPVRRIQLQFFGGVSEIEKETETPGREFVLAFVGPLLSLALAGLFYWAMDLVEAGTVPGVLLAGLMISNLIVAVFNLLPGLPLDGGRMLRAVVWKITGNPMTGTVAAAWVGRALAVAVLIGLPLLTHTGALGNKTQDITGFDTVLDALLAAILAAIIWTGAGNSLRMARLRQHLPDLRARTLTRRAVPVESATPLSEALRRANEAGARALVVVDGHGTPTAVVRETAIGNVPEHRRPWVAVSGLAADLTDDMRIPAELAGEALLDRLRAAPATEYLVIEDTGEIYGVLSTADVERAFVKAMARPR